ATTACACTTCTTATAGtattttttaaactttatagaACAGGCCTAGTTTTTCTTTCAGTAACGGTTTTCCCTTGAGTGGAAATCATAATTTATCACTCTTTAAATGATAACGTTAtcctcacctatatatatatatatatatatatatatatatatatatatatatatatatatatatatatatatatatatatatatatatatatatatatataaatatatatatatatatatatatatatatatatactgtatatgtgtatatatagttataaatacacacacacacacacacacacacacacacacatatatatatatatatatatatatatatatatatatatatatatatatatatatatatatatatatatatatatatatatatatatatatatatacacagatagatatatagatagatagatacatagatagaaatatgtgtgtgtatttatatcatattcactttttttctctctctcatctgtttatTTACGCCGATAATCACGTTTCTCATTTTATGGTGCATTAAACAAAATGATTTCGTTTCCCTTGTAATCGTGCTTTTATGTTTCCCCAGTTTGTATCGCTCTGATGAATGTGTGTTTTTTATGGCGTCTGAtgcaaaaaaaaagtcataaagacGGATAGAAATTTCTAAGCCTAAAAACTGATTTCTCAgataattacttcttttgttttcCTTGGATATGAAACATCACTTGCCTTGAAATAGTATTCATAGTATTTCTATGAATTTATCTGAAGaattagaaatatattcatatttatgttttattgaaaatattcagtcTCGAACAATGAAGTTGGATAACTCAAATATTCATCATCAATGATATGCTGCATGAGTGTGCGCAAATGCAATTTCATTACTTTATTTGCACGTTTTTGGTCTCTAAGGCATCTAAAGTTCAAAAATTCATTTtgtaatatattgtataaacaatATAAATGTAATAAGTCAACAAACATATAAACTCacaaaaacatacaaacataaacatacatatacacacaccctcacatacacacacacacacacacacacatatacatatatatatatatatatatatatatatatatatatatatatatatatatatatatatatatatatatatatgtgtgtgtatgtatatatatatatataacattagtacccatgattttaatcaatgcaaatatcaaccaaaatggcattaattaccgaattctacctttggaacaTATATCCACCGGAATTCATTCATGGTAGTAGCttagattcgaacccctgccttctcAGCCCAAACAATGCCTGCGgtgactctaccaactgagttaTCTCTGTTGATAACGCAGTTGGTAGactcctgacacacacacacacacacactcacacacacatacatacccacccacacacacgcacacacacagataatatatatatatatatatatatatatatatatatatatatatatatatatatatatatatatatatatatatatatgtgtgtgtgtgtgtatataaatacatgatatatatatatatatatatatatatatatatatatatatatatatatatatataggtatatatatatatatatatatatatatatatatatatatatatatatatcatatatatatatatatatatatatatatatatatatatatatatatatatatatatatatatatatatatactatatttatgtatatatacattatatatgcatatatatatatatatatatatatatatatatatatatatatatatatatatatatatatatatatatatatatatatgatttatatacacacaaatatgtaggctatatatatatatatatatatatatatatatatatatatatatatatatatatgtatatatatatatatatgtatatatatatatatatatatatatatatatatatatatatatatatatatatatatatatatatatgtatatatatatatatatatatatatatatatatatatatatatatatatatatatatatatatatatatatttgtgtgtgtgtgtctgtgtgtctgtgtgtctgtgtttgtgtgtgtgtgtgtgtgtgtgtacagtgtcccaaaatatgtatacactctttgactttgaatagataataaaaaaatttcttctctttcagatttgattttggagtaagaatggcggatactgggcttacgttcaAGCCAAAACACTTTATTTGGAAGACATTctagaaatgtgaaaataaagctgaaatgAAAAGAAGATATACGAATATGTTCTTCAGAGATGCCCCTACATGTGTCACCATTTCaggaatcgtagataactttgagaacaATGGGACCATCAAGTACACGCGAAAAGGACATCCAGGAAGAACAAGGATCTCGAAAATCttaactaaagagcaagatgtcattgctaatgttcagaattctCCACGAAAATCTGTTTGTCAACTGTCACATGAAACTAATTTCCCAAAATCTAGTGTCCATCACATTTTGAAGCGTGAGAAgcagaaaacataaaataattgACGAACTTAGTGAGGCAATTGATGAAAAATGTGCTCAAAAGACAAGAGAAATGCTACAAAAAGTTTGTAGTTCCATATCTTCACGTTACAAAAAGTGTATTGACCAGAACtacaaccagtttgaacactttatgtgatctgatattttctttataaccttcttaaattgccccatgtatccttacttcttcactgtgaactctcagaatctttaaatgtgcatagTTTCTCTCCTTTGAATCTGTTTTCAACGTTAATATcagtaaattgaacaagttgtaacaatccaaagaacTTATGcatattttgggacaccctgtatatatatatatatatatatatatatatatatatatatatatatatatatatatatatatatatatatatatgtatatatatatatatatatatatatatatatatatatatatatatatatatatagaaatttatatattctatatatatatatatatatatatatatatatatatatatatatataaatatatatatatgtatatatatatatatatatatatatatatatatatatatatatatatatatatataaatatatatatatatatatatatatatatatatatatatatatatatatatatagatatatatatatatatatatatataggctatatatatacatatatatatataaatatatatatatatatatatatatatatatatatatatatatatatatatatatatatatatatatactgtatatatatatatatatatatatatatatatatatatatatatatatatatatatatatatatatatatatgtatatatataaatttatatattctatatatatatatatatatataaatatatatatatatatatatatatatatatatatatatatatatatatatataaatatatatatatactgtatatatatatatatatatatatatatatatatatatatatatatattcatatatatatatatacatatatatattcaaacatgtatatatatatatatatatatatatatatatatatatatatatatatatatatatatatatataaatttatatattctacatatatatatatatatatatatatatatatatatatatatatatatatacatatatatatatatatatatatatatatatatatatatatatatatatatatatatatatatatatatatattcatacgtgtatatatatatatatatatatatatatatatatatatatatatatatatatatatatatatatatatatatatatatacatgtatatatacatatatatatatatatatatatatatatataaataaatatatatatatatatatatatatatatatatatatatatacatatatatatataaatatatatatatatatatatatatatatatacatatatatatataaatatatatatatatatatatatatatatataaatatatatatatatatatatatatatatatatatatatatatatatatataaatatatatatatatatatatatatatatatatatatataaatatatatatatatatatatatatatatatatatatatatatatatatatatatattatatatatatatatatatatatatttatatatatatatatatatatatatttatatatatatatatatatatatatatatatatatatatatatatatatatatatatatatatatatatatacacacacatatatatatatatatatatatatatatatatatatatatatatatatatatatgtatatatacatatatgtatatatatatatatatatatatatatatatatatatatatgtatatatacatatatgtatatatatatatatgtatatatatatatatatatatatatatatatatatatatatacatatatatatacatatatatatatatatatatatatatatatatatatatatatatatatatatatatatatatatgtatatatatacatatatatatatatatatatatatatatatatatatatatatatatatgtgtgtgtatatatatatatatatatatatatatatatatatatatatatatatatatatatatatatatatatattgtagtgcaggatatataacaacttgggttgccttgctgtatctttattgatctgattcagcctataaagcatgacaatataaataggtatccaAACATGATTTTCACCACATTTAACAAgaatacatttaataacatcacattttataatatataatacattaacaataatacatagtcatagtgcaatgaataataataatgcaaaatgaacagcacacgacaaatgcatacttgctcaacttacaatgtgaccgcccattcttagccattgtaattaattgaatacgccatccgtctatacactgccaccgacacttgtcagtcataacaccgtcctgcactgcttccctgcaccaacataaagaacttgcttgaaggattttcggtatcagaccattacaatttctcgtgcctgtatcctcattatgtccccgaatacaatgacaatacgaacattaatgtaaagtttactaatacattttcataataaatgcagaaccagctaattgtaatttacacaaaaaaataacactgcatcctatgacatgaatatgtcaatcacgaatggaaattacactacaataatcacaacaatgacaactgaggcggtgaaaagtacaactaagaaaatcccaaggatgGGAGAAGTTTGCGACAGTCTCTCATCCTTGGAGCAATCCGACAGTCACTACAAATGCCGattctaactaaagcaacatgttcaGTAATTTAGAATattccaaaagttacaatattactaaatataatccgcaatatttatccaacttaacatgtacatgaatttcattaactggaatattactaaaaccacataaatacaaactattatcatgatgatcataatatactcCCCCCACAATAGATTAATGCCACTTAAGTCTACTGTTCTTCCACCTGAAGTATCACACTAATCTATGCACTGATCTGGTCATTAGTTCATCAGGTTCTCCTAAATACCGTTTCCCAAACTTATTTATCTTATATCTGAGTATCACATCCCTTGTTTTACCATCTCTTCCCTGCATCCCTTCTACCACTTGTGCTAATTTCCATTCTCCTCTCAATGCATTTTGGTCATTAACAAGTACAATATCACCCTTCATTACACTTCTTACATTCACGTGCCATTTTTGTCTTACAATAAGAGTTGGaaaatttttcatccatttattccaAAACAAATCTACTATTTTCATCTTAGATGCATATGACTTATTAAAACTAACCCTCTCATTCCAAAATCCACAAGGAGTTTTGATAGTATATCGACCCAATAGTAAATCATTAGGTCTTAACAAAGTCCCATCGTTAAAGTTTTCCCCTGGTTTGAACCCAATAGGCCGTTCATTCAACATATTGGCAACTTCATACATTACAGATTGTTGTTCCCCAAAAGATATGACTGATTCACCAGTCTAATTAATGACTCGCTACAAGCGTTTTCCCATGGGGCATCAGCCGATTTATTAAATACCCAGgttaaacctttaaattttccaAAGTTAAACACAAAACCTTTATTCCAATGAGTAACCATTTCTCTCAACCCCTTTGTTAGCAGACACCAACTGCGTACCGTTATCACTGTAAAGCTTCTTTGGAAAGCCTTTTAGACATGTGAACCTTTTCAGTACAGTAAGAACGTTCTGAATATCATAACCCTCAGAAATGTCCAAATGTGCAGCCCTTGTAACAATGCAATTTAAAACTACTCCAAATAATTTCCTTTTCACTCTCCTTTTGACAGTATCACAAACCCAGAAAGGGCCAAAAAGATCTAGGCTAACATTATGCCATGGAGGGCATGGTTCAAGTCCCTCTTTTGGGAACTCTCCCATAGCTTGTGATGTACAGATTTTGTCTATTCTTCGACACACTACAAACTGTTTTCTAATAGATTTCATAGTTTTCCTTGCTCCCAATATCAAATATTTCACTTGAGCTCTAGCAAGACTTGATTCAACTCCACTGTGATCCTTTTGATGTATGTGAGAAAGGTATATTAAAGAGAATGGGTGCTTTGGTGGGAGAAGTATAAACTGATTTTGATCCCAATTGTCCTTCAACCACTTGGACATCCTACTACCCACTGTGATTATGCCATCCTCTCTCAACACTGGTCCTAAACGTCTATACCTCTTTTCCCAGTCTTGTGGCAAACTTGCTTGAGCGTTTTTGATGAAATACAACTCCGCTTGCTGTATCTCTTCTGTACTAGGATCGCACAATATAGCCTTAAacgattttttctttattgcactaATAATTCTAGCCATTACTGATAACAGTCTTTTCACATTGCTAAATCTTTGAATCTCAATCAACTGTCTTCTTaaattaatttctccttcatttaAGGCCCCTCTTGAAAAACAACATCAGGAAGATCAGGTACTGTACTCTGTTTTACAGGCCATTCCGAGGAATCTTGATGCAGGAATTCTGGACCCTTTTGCCAAACAGATTATGTGTCTGATTTTCTGGGGTTACATTTCCTAGTAGTCAAATCAGCATTGTTTTCTTCATCATAAGTTAATCCATCTTCAATGAGTTTGAACCCCCTTTCTTCCCTAATACTTAGATTTTCTTTTACTGAACATTCTCCACATTTGCAACCTCCACATTTTGGGATACACTCCATTCCCAAACTTTCATCTAAGAAATATTTCTCCACTAATTTACCCACATTTGGTTTAGCCCTGAAATGCCAATCAGTAGTGTCATCGTAGCTTATATGATTAATTTGAACACAGTACTTCTTTTCACCTTCCTTCTGTTCCAATCTACCCCTAATGCAGAGTCCAAAATCATTGGacaataattgaatattatctACTGTTTTTATGACTTGTGGCAATAAAGTACAGTAATCTGATCCTATTAGCAGCTCTATACGTCCCTCCGGCCTTTGAAGGTATTTCTCCTGCACTTCCAGTCTTCTTGCTATTTCTCCCAAATCCATACGATGATGAACAGCAGTTATCTCAGACACGCCACAAACTTCTATAAGTTTTTCTATTCCTGCTTGATCCCTTAATGATACTTCATAAACACAACTAACCAACTCCTCTGTGTGATCACCAACTTTAGTCATAGTTAATTGTATAGGAATACCTTTGAGTCCCAGTTTCCTTGCCATTATAAATGTAATTAAACTAATGTTACTTACTGCATCATACAACGTGGGGATAGACTTCCCTTCACTGTTAACAAACCCAGTCATCAGAATTGCACCTTTTTTACTTAAATAGTTACTTGTGGCATCAATTGTTGAATAATTTGGATTGTTAAATAGTGTGtgtaaacttgaatgatgatgtttGCCACACACCTCTCCATTCACCTTTACCCTACATGTAAATCGTTTCTCACAATTCCCCGAGAAATGTCCTGTACGGAGACAGGCGTAGCAAACACCTTTTTGTCTTAAAAAGTCCATCTGATTTTCAGCTGACCATTGCTTAAATGTCATACAATCCTTCAATTCATGAGATTCACTATCATGGAcaggacattttttttcttttctgatcacTGTTATACCTTGTTCTATTAATTCCACCTGTATTTTTTCCTTCGCTAATGTGATATAAACTGGTTAAACATTCAGAcaatttattttgaagtttctcttGTCCTATAGTCAACAATTTTATAGCTTCTGCTAATTCATTTTCCTTTGCAAATTCCCTTTCCACAGTATGTACTGTTACTTTAGTCACACCACTTCTTGAATTATCTTGTAAATACTCCAGAGCCTTGCGATGATCtgtcagaaatgtaaccaaattctTAAATTTGTCCGAATTTAATTCCTGCACTTTAATGGCCCATTCTCTTTTTAACACCGACGGCAGCAATCTTTCTACTTGGGTTAGTACAGTAGTATTCTCCAGTTCTGTAGTCAAGCTTAAATTACTTACATCTAACCacaccttttctactgtattgattAGATTAATTAACTTTCTGTCATCACTATCATTAAGCGGTTTATATGCCCTTATATCTCCTAATATTGCATCGATCAGTTTTCCTTCATTACCGTATGCTTCATTTAGTCTATCCCACATTCGTTTATAATCATCTATAATCCTCCACAAGCCTCCTCGGTTCCCCTTCTAATGATATTCTAAGTACGTACGGGTCTTTCCCATGTTGTGACACAACTAGTCTTTCATAATCTCTTACAAAGGCAGGAAATGCTCTCACTGAACCACTAAATTTTGGAGGCTCAAGTTTTTTCAAGGCAAGCACagtattatttttcacttttgtcTTTCCCTTTATCACGCCATGTattgaatattttatagttttcaatTCCTTGATATATTACTCATATTCCTGACAAGATTCGCCATCCTTTAATTGTTCTATCATTTGTTCATTGATAACATCAACTTTTTCGAAACACTCACTAACCTCAGTGTACAACACTTCCAATGTTTCTATCGAGTCTCCTCGTCTCTGTGCATCCTTGAATAAAACAACCTTCCGATTGAACCTCCTCTTGGCTGTAGTGCGTTCCTTCTTCAGTTCCTCCATGGCTGCTAAGCGAAATTGCTGAATTGTagtgcaggatatataacaacttgGGCTGCATAGCTGTATctttattgatctgattcagcctgtaaagcatgacaatataaataggtatccaAACATGATTTTCACCACATTTAACAAcaatacatttaataacatcacattttataatatataatacattaacaataatacatagtcatagtgcaatgaataataataatgcaaaatgaacagcacacgacaaatgcatactcgctcaacttacaatgtgaccgcccattcttagccattgtaattaattgaatacgccatccgtctatacactgccaccgacacttgtcagtcataacaccgtcctgcactgcttccctgcaccaacataaagaacttgctagaaggattttcggtatcagaccattacaatttctcgtgcctgtatcctcattatgtccccgaatacaatgacaatacgaaca
Above is a window of Palaemon carinicauda isolate YSFRI2023 chromosome 6, ASM3689809v2, whole genome shotgun sequence DNA encoding:
- the LOC137643017 gene encoding uncharacterized protein; protein product: MARIISAIKKKSFKAILCDPSTEEIQQAELYFIKNAQASLPQDWEKRYRRLGPVLREDGIITVGSRMSKWLKDNWDQNQFILLPPKHPFSLIYLSHIHQKDHSGVESSLARAQVKYLILGARKTMKSIRKQFVVCRRIDKICTSQAMGEFPKEGLEPCPPWHNVSLDLFGPFWVCDTVKRRVKRKLFGVVLNCIVTRAAHLDISEGYDIQNVLTVLKRFTCLKGFPKKLYSDNGTQLVSANKGVERNGYSLE